A region of Terriglobales bacterium DNA encodes the following proteins:
- the metK gene encoding methionine adenosyltransferase, translated as MASKRRILFTSESVTEGHPDKIADQISDAIVDACLAEDPYSRVACETLLTTGLAFIAGEITTKGYVDFPSIVRGTVGSVGYTDATFGFDSQTCSVISSIHEQSPDIAQGVDPGGAGDQGMMFGYATSETEELMPTPISLAHKLTHRLAEVRKSGELDFIRPDGKSQVTVEYDEHFRPQRIDAVVISTQHSETVDNKKLRGAILERVIQAVLPPKMLDADTKYHINPTGRFVVGGPMGDTGLTGRKIIVDTYGGMGRHGGGCFSGKDPTKVDRSAAYMARHIAKNIVAAGLAERCEVQLAYAIGVAEPVSVYVETFGTGKLPEHKYEELVRNNFELTPRGIIESLKLRRPIFRKTAAYGHFGRKDPDFTWEATDKAARLRAEAGAKAESAPVSKSHASK; from the coding sequence GTGGCTTCCAAGCGACGCATTCTATTCACTTCGGAATCGGTGACCGAAGGGCATCCCGACAAGATCGCCGACCAGATCTCGGACGCGATCGTGGACGCCTGCCTGGCCGAGGACCCCTACAGCCGGGTGGCCTGCGAGACCCTGCTGACCACCGGCCTGGCCTTCATCGCCGGCGAGATCACCACCAAGGGTTACGTGGACTTCCCCTCCATCGTGCGCGGCACGGTGGGCTCGGTGGGCTACACCGACGCCACCTTCGGCTTCGATTCCCAGACCTGCTCCGTCATCTCCTCCATCCACGAGCAGTCTCCCGACATCGCCCAGGGCGTGGACCCGGGCGGCGCCGGCGACCAGGGCATGATGTTCGGCTACGCCACCAGCGAGACCGAGGAGCTGATGCCCACTCCCATCTCGCTGGCCCACAAGCTCACCCACCGGCTGGCGGAGGTGCGCAAGAGCGGCGAACTGGATTTCATCCGCCCCGACGGCAAGAGCCAGGTCACGGTGGAATACGACGAGCACTTCCGCCCCCAGCGCATCGACGCCGTGGTCATCTCCACCCAGCACTCCGAGACCGTGGACAACAAGAAGCTGCGCGGCGCTATCCTGGAGCGCGTGATCCAGGCGGTGCTGCCCCCCAAGATGCTGGACGCCGACACCAAGTACCACATCAATCCCACCGGGCGCTTCGTGGTGGGCGGTCCCATGGGCGACACCGGGCTGACCGGGCGCAAGATCATCGTCGACACCTACGGGGGCATGGGTCGCCACGGCGGCGGCTGCTTCAGCGGCAAGGACCCGACCAAGGTGGACCGCTCCGCCGCCTACATGGCCCGCCACATCGCCAAGAACATCGTGGCCGCGGGCCTGGCCGAGCGCTGCGAGGTGCAGCTGGCCTACGCCATCGGCGTGGCCGAGCCGGTCAGCGTGTACGTGGAGACCTTCGGCACCGGCAAACTCCCCGAGCACAAGTACGAGGAGCTGGTGCGCAACAACTTCGAGCTCACGCCGCGGGGGATCATCGAGTCGCTCAAGCTGCGCCGGCCCATCTTCCGCAAGACCGCGGCCTACGGCCACTTCGGGCGCAAGGACCCCGACTTCACCTGGGAGGCCACCGATAAGGCTGCGCGCCTGCGCGCCGAAGCCGGCGCCAAGGCCGAGTCCGCCCCGGTGAGCAAGAGCCACGCCAGCAAATAG
- a CDS encoding sensor domain-containing diguanylate cyclase — protein MTEVTTDKKRQLQELGIFHDVAKALTSTLNLDSVLQTIMDKMAEYFRPDTWSLLMVDEAKDELYFAIAVGDAADTLKTLRLKMGEGIAGWVAKHGEALIVPDVYTDPRFAKRVDDMTKWKTRSIICIPLRAKHRVLGVIQLINCVIESFSDNDMLLLQALCDYAAIAVDNARAVEKIQELTITDDVTGLYNARHLYKTLEAEVYRSARFGYEFSVVFIDLDHFKHVNDTYGHLVGSKLLAEIGYMIKTHLRLIDYAFRYGGDEFVILLPQTPKDSAQVVAKRLLDVFRQCKFLRDDSLNINVRASMGIAAYPEDAKSAHEIIRQADEMMYTVKNTTRDNIAVAQLGIIK, from the coding sequence ATGACCGAGGTCACGACCGACAAGAAGCGCCAGTTGCAGGAACTGGGCATCTTCCACGATGTCGCCAAGGCGCTGACCTCGACGTTGAACCTGGATTCGGTCCTGCAGACCATCATGGACAAGATGGCGGAATACTTCCGCCCCGACACCTGGTCGCTGCTCATGGTGGACGAGGCCAAGGACGAGCTCTACTTCGCCATCGCGGTGGGCGACGCCGCCGACACTCTGAAGACCCTGCGCCTGAAGATGGGCGAAGGCATCGCCGGCTGGGTGGCCAAGCACGGCGAGGCCCTCATCGTGCCCGACGTCTACACCGACCCGCGCTTCGCCAAGCGCGTGGACGACATGACCAAGTGGAAGACGCGCTCCATCATCTGCATCCCGCTGCGCGCCAAGCACCGGGTGCTGGGCGTGATCCAGCTCATCAACTGCGTCATCGAGAGCTTCAGCGACAACGACATGCTGCTGCTGCAGGCGCTGTGCGACTACGCCGCCATCGCCGTCGACAACGCCCGCGCCGTCGAGAAGATCCAGGAACTCACCATCACCGACGACGTCACCGGACTCTACAACGCCCGCCACCTCTACAAGACCCTGGAAGCCGAGGTCTACCGCTCCGCCCGCTTCGGCTACGAGTTCAGCGTGGTCTTCATCGACCTCGACCACTTCAAGCACGTCAACGACACCTACGGACACCTGGTGGGAAGCAAGCTGCTGGCCGAGATCGGCTACATGATCAAGACCCACCTGCGCCTGATCGACTACGCCTTCCGCTACGGCGGCGACGAGTTCGTGATCCTGCTGCCCCAGACCCCCAAGGACTCGGCCCAGGTGGTGGCCAAGCGCCTGCTCGACGTCTTCCGCCAGTGCAAGTTCCTGCGCGACGACTCCCTCAACATCAACGTGCGCGCCAGCATGGGCATCGCCGCCTACCCCGAAGACGCCAAGAGCGCCCACGAGATCATCCGCCAGGCCGACGAGATGATGTACACCGTCAAGAACACCACCCGCGACAACATCGCCGTCGCCCAGTTGGGCATCATCAAGTAA
- a CDS encoding M48 family metalloprotease, with translation MRISKLLLIGMAAALLAAPAWTQSAAPAPSVSVASSDQDQVIDRTIAREQFMIENLRHFRPMMETYLQDQRPDKELGSVPEKDEYFLGRLDFSRGVTNEALYVDMPGRFRTLLHNAFGFFPINYAPQGFAGMIAVDSQHFDRQHYRFRYLHREFLGDLRCMVFEVAPVGKAGGFKGRIWVEEQEYNIVRFNGVDTGGGFTSHYFHFDSWRQNLRPGLWLPTLVYSEESDMKYGVLHTARFKAQTRLWGYDPNFGTREDEMTRVLVDAATRAKDESPQAGDLSPLQSTRLWQGEAEENVVDKLERAGLVAPKGEVDKVMETVVNNLEITNNLDIQPEIHCRVMLTDPLETFSMGHTIVVSRGLLDVLPDEASLAMVLARELAHITLGHQVNTKYSFSDRTQFPDEKSFHELRLRRTEAEEEAADARALELLRNSPYKDKLGSAGLFLRQLEARAGAISNLVMPRLGNGLVHGKEVRMAQLANAAPQLKVDQPDQIAALPLGGRIKVDGWSNDVYLMKSKPVPVLSAREKMPFEVTPLWPYETRLAADGAASTAAGSMSLAAAGPTAESSEKAPPPAGPQPNPK, from the coding sequence ATGCGCATCAGCAAACTGCTCCTCATCGGCATGGCGGCGGCGCTCCTGGCGGCCCCGGCCTGGACACAATCGGCGGCGCCCGCTCCCTCCGTCTCCGTGGCGTCCTCGGACCAGGACCAGGTGATCGACCGCACCATCGCGCGCGAACAGTTCATGATCGAGAACCTGCGGCACTTCCGGCCCATGATGGAGACCTATCTCCAGGACCAGCGCCCCGACAAGGAACTGGGCAGTGTGCCGGAGAAGGACGAATACTTCCTGGGGCGACTGGACTTCAGCCGGGGCGTGACCAACGAGGCCTTGTACGTGGACATGCCGGGCCGCTTCCGCACCCTGCTGCACAACGCCTTCGGCTTCTTCCCCATCAACTACGCGCCGCAAGGCTTCGCCGGGATGATCGCGGTGGACAGCCAGCACTTCGACCGCCAGCACTACCGCTTCCGCTACCTGCACCGCGAGTTCCTCGGCGACCTGCGCTGCATGGTCTTCGAGGTGGCCCCGGTGGGCAAGGCCGGCGGCTTCAAAGGACGCATCTGGGTGGAGGAGCAGGAATACAACATCGTGCGCTTCAACGGGGTGGACACCGGCGGCGGCTTCACCAGCCACTACTTCCACTTCGACAGTTGGCGGCAGAATCTGCGGCCCGGCCTGTGGCTGCCCACCCTGGTCTACAGCGAGGAGTCCGACATGAAGTACGGCGTGCTGCACACCGCCCGCTTCAAGGCGCAGACCCGGCTGTGGGGCTATGACCCGAACTTCGGCACGCGGGAGGACGAGATGACGCGGGTGCTGGTGGACGCCGCTACCCGCGCCAAGGACGAGAGTCCGCAAGCCGGCGACCTCTCTCCCCTGCAGAGCACCCGCCTGTGGCAGGGCGAGGCCGAGGAGAACGTGGTGGACAAGCTCGAGCGCGCCGGCCTGGTTGCCCCCAAGGGCGAGGTCGACAAGGTGATGGAGACGGTGGTCAACAACCTGGAGATCACCAACAACCTCGACATCCAGCCGGAGATCCACTGCCGGGTGATGCTGACCGACCCGCTGGAGACCTTCAGCATGGGCCACACCATCGTGGTGAGCCGGGGCCTGCTGGACGTGCTGCCCGACGAGGCCAGCCTGGCCATGGTACTGGCGCGCGAGCTGGCCCACATCACCCTGGGCCACCAGGTGAACACCAAGTACTCCTTCAGCGACCGCACCCAGTTCCCGGACGAGAAGAGCTTCCACGAGTTGCGCCTGCGCCGCACCGAGGCGGAGGAAGAAGCTGCCGACGCCAGGGCGCTGGAGCTGCTGCGCAATTCTCCCTACAAGGACAAGCTGGGCAGCGCCGGGCTGTTCCTGCGGCAATTGGAGGCGCGGGCCGGGGCCATCTCCAACCTGGTCATGCCCCGGCTCGGCAACGGCCTGGTGCACGGCAAGGAAGTGCGCATGGCGCAGCTCGCCAATGCCGCTCCGCAGCTCAAGGTCGACCAGCCCGACCAGATCGCCGCCCTGCCCCTGGGCGGGCGCATCAAGGTCGACGGCTGGAGCAACGACGTCTATCTGATGAAGAGCAAGCCGGTCCCGGTGCTCTCGGCGCGCGAAAAGATGCCCTTCGAGGTGACCCCGCTGTGGCCCTACGAGACCCGGCTGGCAGCGGATGGGGCGGCCTCCACGGCCGCCGGCAGCATGAGCCTGGCGGCCGCCGGCCCGACCGCGGAGTCTTCCGAGAAGGCTCCACCTCCGGCGGGACCTCAACCCAATCCCAAATAG
- a CDS encoding helix-turn-helix domain-containing protein, translated as MSSFGEKLQREREMRGVTLEEIAEATKIGTRSLRALESNDFDKLPGGIFNKGFVRAYAKYLGIDEEQAVADYLAASGQADAPATGPLPELPPTVKLTVRRRRPWVVVVAVLLLAAAAFLVWRAYFQTRDASAGEVASAPAPAAASANKTAATPALASPSPQVSPPAADSAAAAQPGAASSAAGPAATGAPASAGFTLEVRALHDCWVAAIVDGQSQGDHLMKASSRQSFQASREIVMTVGNAGGLEIYLNGKLLPSQGAEGQKRTLTFTAKGRE; from the coding sequence ATGAGTTCGTTTGGCGAAAAGCTGCAGCGCGAGCGCGAGATGCGCGGCGTCACCCTGGAGGAGATCGCCGAGGCCACCAAGATCGGCACCCGCAGCCTCCGCGCCCTGGAGAGCAACGACTTCGACAAGCTACCCGGCGGCATCTTCAACAAGGGTTTCGTGCGGGCCTACGCCAAGTACCTGGGCATCGATGAAGAGCAGGCGGTGGCCGACTACCTGGCAGCCTCGGGCCAGGCCGACGCGCCCGCCACCGGGCCGCTCCCCGAACTGCCGCCCACGGTGAAGCTGACCGTCCGCCGGCGCCGGCCGTGGGTGGTGGTGGTGGCGGTGCTGCTGCTGGCCGCGGCTGCCTTCCTGGTGTGGCGCGCCTATTTCCAGACGCGTGACGCCAGCGCCGGCGAGGTCGCGTCAGCGCCGGCGCCCGCTGCCGCGAGCGCGAACAAGACCGCGGCCACGCCGGCCCTCGCTTCGCCTTCGCCCCAGGTCTCACCGCCGGCCGCCGATTCTGCGGCGGCGGCCCAGCCGGGGGCGGCCTCCTCCGCGGCGGGTCCCGCGGCGACCGGGGCGCCCGCTTCCGCCGGCTTCACCCTGGAGGTGCGCGCCCTGCACGACTGCTGGGTCGCGGCCATCGTGGACGGCCAGTCCCAGGGCGACCATCTCATGAAGGCTTCCAGCCGGCAGAGCTTCCAGGCCAGCCGTGAGATCGTGATGACGGTGGGCAACGCCGGTGGCCTGGAGATCTACCTCAACGGCAAGCTGCTTCCGTCCCAGGGCGCCGAGGGCCAGAAGCGCACGTTGACCTTCACCGCCAAGGGCAGGGAATAG